From Erigeron canadensis isolate Cc75 chromosome 8, C_canadensis_v1, whole genome shotgun sequence, one genomic window encodes:
- the LOC122578101 gene encoding tobamovirus multiplication protein 2A-like encodes MACKGFLECLLKLLNLLLTLSGLAMVGYGVYLFVMYQNATHEVHLVPSDEGTIQLGRPMLMTAVSLSTNHFYDSLPTAWFIYLFIGVGAILFVISCFGCIGASTRNGCCLTCYSLLLILFIVVEVGCAAFIFFDKTWKSDIPIDKTGEFNTIYGFLRDNWNICKWVALGAVILQALIFLLALVVRAANAPAEYDSDDEYISGPRQQRQPLISRQPVPATGVPVAGTLDSRPSRNDAWSARMREKYGLNTAEFTYDPNDPNKNQHGNTQPTEEKSRCTIM; translated from the exons ATGGCGTGTAAGGGTTTCTTGGAGTGCTTGTTGAAGCTCCTCAACTTGTTATTGACCCTTTCCGGTTTAGCTATGGTCGGATACGGAGTATATCTATTTGTTATGTACCAAAATGCAACCCATGAAGTGCATCTTGTGCCGTCCGATGAAGGAACCATACAGCTTGGACGCCCTATGCTAATGACTGCTGTCTCCCTGTCTACAAATCACTTTTACGATAGCTTGCCTACTGCTTG gtTCATTTATCTGTTTATCGGTGTCGGTGCAATTCTCTTTGTCATATCTTGCTTTGGCTGCATTGGAGCATCAACCAGGAACGGGTGCTGCCTAACCTGT TACTCTTTACTTCTGATCTTGTTCATCGTGGTAGAAGTGGGATGTGCTGCTTTCATCTTCTTTGACAAAACCTGGAAATCG GACATCCCAATTGATAAAACTGGAGAATTCAACACGATATATGGATTCCTTAGAGATAACTGGAATATTTGCAAATGGGTTGCACTTGGAGCTGTTATTTTGCAG GCTCTGATATTTCTTTTAGCTCTAGTGGTACGCGCGGCAAATGCACCAGCTGAGTATGATAGTGATGATGAGTACATAAGTGGTCCCAGGCAGCAAAGGCAGCCTTTGATTAGTAGGCAACCGGTTCCAGCAACAGGTGTGCCTGTCGCCGGAACTCTTGATAGTCGTCCCAGCAGAAATGATGCATGGAGTGCACGAATGAGGGAAAAG TATGGGCTTAACACAGCAGAGTTCACCTATGACCCAAATGACCCAAACAAGAACCAGCATGGCAACACACAACCAACAGAAGAGAAGAGTCGTTGCACCATCATGTAG